A stretch of the Chanos chanos chromosome 1, fChaCha1.1, whole genome shotgun sequence genome encodes the following:
- the nkx2.2a gene encoding homeobox protein Nkx-2.2a, producing the protein MSLTNTKTGFSVKDILDLPDTNDEEGSITGAEEDTEGSEPTKTAGVLVQSPLENVQNLPLKNPFYDNSDNPYTRWLATTDSIQYSLHGLSANSQESSAKSPEPSADESPDNDKETSSNGSDSGKKRKRRVLFSKAQTYELERRFRQQRYLSAPEREHLASLIRLTPTQVKIWFQNHRYKMKRARAEKGMEVTHLPSPRRVAVPVLVRDGKPCHTLKAQDLAATFQAGIPFSAYSAQSLQHMQYNAHYSAATTPQFPTAHHLVQTQQWTW; encoded by the exons ATGTCGTTGACCAACACAAAGACGGGCTTTTCTGTAAAGGACATTTTGGACCTTCCTGACACGAACGATGAAGAAGGATCTATCACCGGGGCTGAGGAAGATACCGAGGGTTCGGAGCCAACAAAAACGGCTGGAGTGTTGGTGCAAAGTCCGTTAGAAAATGTTCAGAATCTACCTTTAAAGAACCCCTTTTATGATAATAGTGACAATCCTTATACCAGATGGCTTGCCACCACGGACAGCATTCAATATTCAT TGCACGGTCTTTCCGCTAATTCACAGGAGTCTTCAGCCAAATCTCCGGAACCCTCCGCAGACGAATCGCCAGACAACGACAAGGAAACTTCAAGCAACGGCAGTGACTCCGGTAAGAAGCGAAAAAGGAGAGTGCTCTTTTCAAAGGCGCAGACTTACGAACTCGAGCGCCGGTTTAGGCAACAAAGATATCTCTCAGCGCCAGAGAGGGAACACCTCGCGAGCTTGATTCGACTGACTCCAACCCAAGTGAAAATCTGGTTCCAGAACCACCGGTACAAAATGAAGAGAGCTCGCGCAGAGAAAGGTATGGAAGTGACCCATCTCCCCTCTCCTCGGCGGGTTGCCGTGCCTGTGTTAGTCAGGGATGGCAAACCATGCCATACTCTAAAAGCTCAGGACTTGGCGGCCACTTTTCAGGCTGGAATCCCCTTCTCGGCGTATAGTGCCCAGTCGCTTCAACACATGCAATATAACGCGCATTACAGCGCCGCCACCACGCCACAATTCCCCACAGCGCACCACCTGGTTCAAACGCAACAGTGGACTTGGTGA